The DNA region TCATTATGGCAGGTGGCCTGACGCAGAGGTTGGGTATGGAGGAGAAAGCATGTGTCATGCTCATGGATAGGCCACTTATCAATTATCTTCTTGATTCACTTCTTGGTTCAATGCATATCGACCGGGTATTTGTTCAGGTGTCCCCTTATTCTCCGGACACTGAACAATGTGTGAAAGAAACTTATCGGGACAGGGTTTCAATTCTCAGGACCTCGGGTGACAATTATGTGGGTGATATGGTAAATGCCGTAAAGGATTCCGGGATCGCCGGTCCCGTGATGGTGTTGATGCCGGATCTCCCGCTGGTAACATCGGAACATATTGATATGATGGTAAAAGCCTATGATAAAGTTGGTTTCCCTGCCATGTCTGTCTACGCTCCCATTGGTCTGTATCGTGAACTTGGGTTGAGGCCGGGTACCGTTTTCAATAAAAAGGGTGAAATGCTTGTACCTGT from Methanococcoides methylutens includes:
- a CDS encoding NTP transferase domain-containing protein, whose protein sequence is MDAIIMAGGLTQRLGMEEKACVMLMDRPLINYLLDSLLGSMHIDRVFVQVSPYSPDTEQCVKETYRDRVSILRTSGDNYVGDMVNAVKDSGIAGPVMVLMPDLPLVTSEHIDMMVKAYDKVGFPAMSVYAPIGLYRELGLRPGTVFNKKGEMLVPVGINILDSVTIDVEQKDTDYLVAIPEVAISVDSVESLHKCEEMLLR